A portion of the Cololabis saira isolate AMF1-May2022 chromosome 17, fColSai1.1, whole genome shotgun sequence genome contains these proteins:
- the LOC133463946 gene encoding uncharacterized protein LOC133463946: MLCRTVLVSALLCAAWAADEIRYFLDGGSLTISPQPVSAPITVITWKCSGDVVAEWVKDKIELEYLGRFKGHASLVLATGELTVTNMNPQLAGTYTVEINYQVQPVGYKAVILKSVPTPSVAVQPLACTKDRDVCALLCEGDVAGAEPITVFWREDDGAWSSGEERKEILNNNFTRAVQTFSCRLENPVSSGESEPFQNPFYVETPGSGAVVGGVIGGLVVLVLIGAGVFVYLKRKKRSQNLDLQPAA, translated from the coding sequence ATGTTGTGTCGGACGGTGCTCGTGTCCGCGCTGCTGTGCGCGGCCTGGGCCGCGGACGAGATTAGGTACTTCCTGGACGGCGGTTCGTTGACGATCAGCCCGCAACCCGTGTCGGCACCGATCACCGTCATCACGTGGAAGTGCAGCGGGGACGTGGTGGCCGAGTGGGTCAAAGACAAGATCGAGCTGGAGTACCTGGGCCGGTTCAAAGGCCACGCCTCGCTCGTGCTCGCCACGGGCGAGCTCACGGTGACCAACATGAACCCCCAGCTCGCCGGCACCTACACGGTGGAGATCAACTACCAGGTCCAGCCCGTGGGCTACAAGGCCGTGATCCTGAAGTCGGTTCCGACCCCCAGCGTGGCCGTGCAGCCGTTGGCGTGCACGAAGGACCGGGACGTGTGCGCGCTGTTGTGCGAGGGGGACGTGGCCGGAGCAGAACCGATAACCGTCTTCTGGAGGGAGGATGATGGAGCCTGGAGCAGCggggaggagaggaaggagatCCTCAACAACAACTTCACCCGGGCCGTCCAGACCTTCTCCTGCAGGCTGGAGAACCCGGTCAGCTCTGGGGAGAGTGAACCCTTCCAGAACCCGTTCTACGTGGAGACTCCTGGTTCTGGAGCTGTGGTGGGTGGAGTTATCGGCGGgctggtggttctggttctcatAGGAGCAGGTGTATTTGTATACCTGAAACGAAAGAAAAGGTCccagaacctggaccttcaACCAGCTGCTTGA
- the LOC133463944 gene encoding uncharacterized protein LOC133463944 has protein sequence MWASCRTVLVFTLLCAAWAMKEEPRYFKEGGSLKIKPVSVSEPITVITWKCSGDVVAEWVKDKIELEYLGRFKGHASLVLATGELTLSNMNAQLAGTYTVEINYQVQPVGYKAVILKSVPTPSVAVQPLACTRDRGSCTLVCEGDVAGAEPATYSWKEDAGDWSRGEERKEILNSTRAVQTFSCRLKNPVSFKESEPFKNPFYGEAPGSGSSTGAVVGGVIGALLGLGLIGAGVFAYLTLKKGPQNTDSPPAAGTPLAENNVDPPPAAGTPAPGKTEGDKLLNDKDSPA, from the coding sequence ATGTGGGCGTCGTGCCGGACGGTGCTCGTGTTCACGCTGCTGTGCGCGGCCTGGGCCATGAAGGAGGAGCCCAGGTACTTCAAGGAAGGCGGTTCGTTGAAGATCAAGCCGGTGTCCGTGTCTGAACCGATCACCGTCATCACGTGGAAGTGCAGCGGGGACGTGGTGGCCGAGTGGGTCAAAGACAAGATCGAGCTGGAGTACCTGGGCCGGTTCAAAGGCCACGCCTCACTGGTGCTCGCCACAGGCGAGCTCACGTTGAGCAACATGAACGCCCAGCTCGCCGGAACCTACACGGTGGAGATCAACTACCAGGTCCAGCCCGTGGGCTACAAGGCCGTGATCCTGAAGTCGGTTCCGACCCCCAGCGTGGCCGTGCAGCCGCTGGCGTGCACGAGGGACCGGGGCTCGTGCACGCTGGTGTGTGAGGGGGACGTGGCCGGAGCAGAACCGGCGACTTACTCTTGGAAGGAGGATGCTGGAGACTGGAGCCGCggggaggagaggaaggagatCCTCAACTCCACCCGGGCCGTCCAGACCTTCTCCTGCAGGCTGAAGAACCCGGTCAGTTTTAAGGAGAGTGAACCCTTCAAGAACCCGTTCTACGGGGAggctcctggttctggttctagtacTGGAGCTGTGGTGGGTGGGGTTATCGGCGCGCTGCTGGGTCTGGGTCTCATAGGAGCAGGTGTATTTGCATACCTGACACTAAAGAAAGGTCCCCAGAACACGGACTCTCCACCAGCTGCTGGAACACCCCTCGCTGAGAATAACGTGGACCCTCCACCAGCTGCTGGAACACCCGCCCCTGGGAAGACTGAAGGGGACAAActtttaaatgataaagacagtCCCGCATGA